One stretch of Roseimicrobium sp. ORNL1 DNA includes these proteins:
- a CDS encoding SMI1/KNR4 family protein has protein sequence MLYLLEDNADYDARLEPIVEKQVSDMSYRRGIPVAEPKHWTFTAASPRRLTNWLSFGSHDLISKPLRDVLLEVMPEGIDFYPITVVQKGKEHPYFDMNVLTIADVVDMDRSGIERLSSGHPIRLQSLHLKPLPESATPIFVANGDTLPFGLLCVTEPAAANIAAAGFLDIAFTPLPVGQNIPERVLRTSKAINPFSDTPVQPPPQREISWPDPEIFTSPSLRLGPEMTDVQVQAIHEAFGIQLPDYYIQFLRNYPAILDTTPSDHRGKTPLSARDVPKDAGQLIEMNANVRQPGSIWLEDEDGDLPWPANLWVIGDASSDYYCIDTNSTEQTVYVSDHENAAIVPWAASLEEFVSRLVEKITAILEQVREERKSSAAFARSLRNSLD, from the coding sequence ATGCTGTACCTTCTTGAGGACAATGCCGACTACGATGCCCGCCTGGAGCCGATAGTCGAGAAACAAGTCTCTGACATGAGCTACCGGCGGGGGATACCTGTTGCCGAACCAAAGCACTGGACATTCACAGCCGCATCTCCCCGCCGGCTCACTAACTGGCTCTCCTTTGGGTCCCACGATCTTATTTCCAAGCCTCTTCGAGATGTGCTGCTGGAGGTCATGCCTGAAGGCATCGATTTCTATCCCATCACCGTCGTGCAGAAGGGAAAGGAGCATCCCTACTTCGACATGAATGTCCTGACAATTGCCGACGTGGTGGACATGGATCGGTCAGGCATTGAGCGCCTGAGCTCCGGACACCCCATTCGACTGCAAAGCTTGCATCTGAAGCCACTTCCGGAGTCAGCGACTCCCATCTTCGTTGCGAATGGAGACACATTGCCTTTTGGATTGCTCTGTGTCACCGAACCCGCCGCGGCCAATATTGCCGCAGCTGGATTCCTGGACATCGCATTCACTCCTCTGCCTGTCGGACAAAACATCCCAGAACGGGTGTTGCGCACTTCGAAAGCAATCAATCCATTCTCTGATACTCCGGTGCAGCCTCCGCCTCAGCGCGAGATTTCATGGCCCGACCCCGAAATCTTCACCTCTCCCTCTCTGCGTCTGGGTCCGGAAATGACGGATGTCCAGGTGCAGGCCATCCATGAGGCGTTCGGCATCCAGCTTCCAGATTACTACATTCAGTTTCTGCGGAACTATCCTGCGATTCTTGATACCACACCGAGCGACCACCGGGGGAAAACGCCCCTGTCAGCCCGCGATGTTCCCAAGGACGCAGGACAATTGATCGAGATGAACGCCAATGTCAGGCAACCCGGCAGCATTTGGCTGGAAGATGAAGACGGCGACCTGCCTTGGCCAGCCAACCTTTGGGTCATCGGAGACGCCTCATCGGACTATTACTGCATCGATACCAACTCGACCGAGCAGACGGTGTACGTATCCGACCACGAAAATGCGGCCATAGTACCGTGGGCAGCGAGCCTGGAAGAATTTGTCTCACGTTTGGTGGAGAAAATTACGGCGATTCTCGAACAAGTACGGGAAGAAAGGAAGAGCAGTGCCGCTTTTGCCCGAAGCTTGAGGAATTCTTTGGACTAA
- a CDS encoding SMI1/KNR4 family protein has protein sequence MSFRRGVPVKDPKHWTFKTSSPRRLPNWISFGPHRLVSKALRDVLLSVMPEGIEFHPITIAQKGREHEYFNMNILTRGDVVDVRKSTFERFSDGTPMALLGVHIKEPTETLPPIFVANAESLPTGLLCVTESAAITIARAGFTDVVLIAMPAGKRHDFRKLTSSGEPNPFSKTSSAPLPKRSFSWPDPNTFTTPSLLLGAKMSKPQVQAIHTAFGVQLPDYYLQFLRKYPAILDKTANDLDGLEPLSQEVVPKDAAKLIDMNAIVRQPETFWLEDEEGELPWPSSYWAIGFAAADYYCIDTASRDQTVYLTNHEESNFVTYAANLGEFVSKLVAETEADLQDLREEMGLLDDLDD, from the coding sequence ATGAGTTTCAGAAGAGGAGTCCCCGTCAAAGATCCCAAGCACTGGACGTTCAAAACGTCATCGCCCCGCCGCCTGCCGAACTGGATTTCCTTTGGCCCTCATCGCCTGGTTTCCAAGGCCCTTCGGGATGTGCTGCTGTCCGTCATGCCCGAGGGCATTGAGTTCCATCCCATCACCATTGCTCAAAAGGGAAGGGAGCATGAGTATTTCAACATGAACATCCTGACACGTGGGGATGTGGTGGATGTGCGGAAATCCACGTTCGAGCGTTTCAGTGATGGAACCCCCATGGCACTGCTCGGCGTTCACATCAAGGAACCCACCGAAACTCTGCCGCCCATATTCGTGGCGAATGCCGAGTCCCTTCCCACAGGGCTGCTCTGCGTTACCGAGTCAGCGGCCATCACCATTGCTCGTGCTGGATTCACAGATGTGGTTCTAATTGCCATGCCGGCTGGCAAGCGACACGATTTCAGGAAGCTGACGTCCAGTGGCGAGCCGAATCCCTTCTCCAAAACGTCGTCGGCCCCTCTGCCAAAACGGTCGTTTTCATGGCCCGATCCAAACACCTTCACCACACCTTCGCTGCTTCTTGGAGCAAAAATGTCGAAACCCCAGGTGCAAGCCATTCATACTGCATTCGGGGTCCAACTTCCTGACTACTACCTGCAGTTCCTGCGGAAGTATCCCGCCATTCTTGACAAGACAGCAAACGATCTCGACGGCCTGGAGCCCCTTTCCCAGGAAGTCGTGCCCAAGGATGCCGCCAAATTGATCGACATGAACGCCATTGTCCGGCAGCCGGAGACTTTCTGGCTGGAGGACGAGGAAGGAGAACTCCCGTGGCCCTCAAGCTATTGGGCGATTGGATTCGCCGCTGCTGACTACTACTGCATTGACACAGCCTCGCGCGACCAAACCGTCTACCTCACCAATCACGAGGAATCCAACTTTGTGACCTACGCTGCAAACCTCGGTGAATTTGTTTCCAAGCTTGTAGCGGAAACGGAGGCCGATCTCCAGGACCTTCGCGAGGAGATGGGGCTGCTGGATGATCTGGACGACTGA
- a CDS encoding lipase maturation factor family protein, producing MSAGPVTYRIFGWFFPRALAAIYFIAFASWAWQAEALTGENGIMPVQKFLEGFGNYAKENDITAWAQVPTVYWLGYSDAMVQWLCWGACAAAVLVMAGVLQGPLLLALWFGYLSICTTGNVFLSFQWDILLLEAGFIAALISPWRLFVGRIRESTPAPSRAQMLLPQALILKLMFLSGLTKILAGDPNWLNFTALTYHYETQPIPTWVAWYVHHFPLWFHKVSCFVMFLVELGVPTLIPVAWILELIIPSWVRTLRVLKIGIAASFTGLMIITLLTGNYTFFNWLTILLALSMLDDGCWPAVMKRLLRWTETSPPRPMWRLAGEGVAVSLMLSLSLVVAIRDNAPSGGILSNTLYSKTHWLAPFRSINSYGLFRVMTTERNEIVIEVSDDGVYFQPLEFKWKPGRVDRPPPFVAPHQPRLDWQMWFAALHPGFIPQRDMQNASMIWFGKFLEQLLQHNEQVYALVEPPPFPIESIRAVRARFYRYEFTEAETRKETGEWWKATPRGDYSPTFTKR from the coding sequence ATGTCGGCTGGCCCTGTCACCTATCGCATCTTCGGCTGGTTCTTTCCCCGGGCGCTTGCGGCCATCTACTTCATCGCCTTTGCCTCGTGGGCATGGCAGGCGGAGGCACTCACCGGCGAAAACGGCATCATGCCGGTGCAAAAGTTTCTGGAGGGGTTCGGCAACTACGCGAAAGAGAATGACATCACCGCCTGGGCTCAGGTCCCCACGGTCTACTGGCTGGGCTACAGCGATGCGATGGTGCAGTGGCTGTGCTGGGGTGCCTGCGCTGCCGCAGTGCTGGTGATGGCAGGTGTGCTGCAGGGCCCTCTGCTGCTCGCGCTGTGGTTTGGTTACCTTTCCATCTGCACCACGGGAAATGTCTTTCTCAGTTTCCAGTGGGACATCCTGCTGCTGGAAGCAGGTTTCATTGCCGCACTCATTTCCCCATGGCGCTTGTTCGTAGGGCGTATCCGCGAGAGCACGCCAGCACCGTCACGCGCGCAGATGCTGCTGCCACAGGCGCTGATCCTCAAACTGATGTTTCTCTCGGGACTTACAAAGATCCTCGCCGGAGATCCCAATTGGCTGAACTTTACCGCGCTGACCTACCACTACGAGACGCAACCCATTCCCACGTGGGTCGCCTGGTATGTGCATCACTTCCCGCTCTGGTTTCACAAGGTCTCCTGCTTCGTGATGTTTCTCGTGGAGCTTGGCGTACCCACCCTCATCCCGGTGGCGTGGATCTTGGAGCTCATCATCCCTTCCTGGGTACGCACCCTTCGCGTCCTGAAGATAGGCATCGCCGCGTCCTTCACGGGATTGATGATCATTACCCTCCTCACGGGGAACTACACCTTCTTCAACTGGCTGACCATCCTCCTCGCGCTTTCGATGCTCGACGATGGATGCTGGCCCGCAGTCATGAAGCGCCTGCTGCGCTGGACAGAAACATCACCACCTCGCCCCATGTGGAGGCTTGCCGGAGAAGGTGTCGCGGTCTCGCTGATGCTGTCACTCAGCCTTGTCGTCGCCATTCGCGACAATGCGCCGAGTGGAGGGATTCTCTCCAATACACTCTATTCGAAAACGCATTGGCTGGCTCCCTTCCGCAGCATCAACAGCTACGGTCTCTTCCGCGTGATGACCACGGAGCGCAATGAGATCGTCATCGAGGTGAGTGACGATGGCGTGTACTTCCAGCCGCTCGAGTTCAAGTGGAAACCGGGCCGCGTGGATCGCCCACCTCCCTTCGTGGCGCCACACCAGCCGCGACTGGACTGGCAGATGTGGTTCGCCGCGCTGCATCCGGGTTTCATACCACAGCGGGACATGCAGAACGCGAGCATGATTTGGTTCGGCAAATTCCTGGAGCAGCTCCTGCAGCACAACGAGCAAGTATACGCCCTCGTGGAGCCGCCACCCTTCCCCATCGAATCCATCCGCGCGGTGCGCGCAAGGTTCTACCGTTACGAGTTCACGGAAGCAGAAACACGCAAGGAGACCGGCGAATGGTGGAAAGCCACGCCCCGGGGCGACTATTCACCCACGTTCACGAAACGGTAA
- a CDS encoding ATP-binding protein — MSSLVVENPRSRIPEGLTVDPVSAAHMANSFLRTALDQASEGIMIVAPAFQPHLGPRILLHNTRMAALVGAEPSRGLCDRFLTQLAATEEEAGDLLRVLRCTVKQGGAAQWEGGMKTFFGDKVVRCIWRIRAVMDEHGRVYNYTLAVTPSPTPVTAAPDRSSFSPVPAPAVTDDSRRLRNDNLATMAIGVFHDLNNLLGIMMTNLSEAVTISPAQGQVRSHVEEALAAARQACDFVKETMRMAKGMPENRAPSDVAQIIRMTARITQSGSGVNLHMSLPKDLWWAMADAPRISQVLQNLILNGIQAMNNRGHMDVLARNIVAPQGHHALRPGPYVEILVRDRGCGMDPEDAARALHESFTRKENGNGVGLTTCKHIITEHGGQIAVSSMKNVGTEFMFWLPATQPQQQQGKDAAPMTPPRVRSGLGTILVVDDEERLRNVVHAVLKRCGYRVFEASNGEDAVQTYRQLLRQNDDVDMVIMDLTLKGTLSGEQAMKEICAMDPSARVIASSGGMLEESREGFISEGFCDILPKPYLAADVADVVHQVLMKDIKGEHSGRAA, encoded by the coding sequence ATGTCTTCCCTAGTTGTTGAGAACCCCCGTTCGCGCATCCCGGAAGGACTTACGGTCGACCCGGTGAGCGCGGCCCACATGGCCAACTCCTTCCTGCGAACCGCGCTGGACCAGGCGAGCGAGGGCATCATGATTGTGGCTCCCGCGTTCCAGCCTCACCTCGGCCCCCGCATTCTCCTGCACAACACGAGGATGGCGGCGCTGGTGGGCGCGGAACCGAGCAGGGGACTCTGCGATCGCTTCCTCACGCAGCTGGCTGCCACCGAGGAGGAGGCTGGAGACCTGCTGCGCGTGCTGCGCTGCACCGTGAAGCAGGGTGGCGCTGCCCAGTGGGAAGGTGGCATGAAGACCTTTTTCGGAGACAAGGTGGTGCGCTGCATCTGGCGCATCCGTGCGGTCATGGATGAGCACGGCCGCGTGTACAACTATACACTCGCTGTGACACCCTCACCGACCCCAGTGACTGCGGCTCCTGACCGCAGCAGCTTCTCGCCAGTGCCAGCCCCGGCCGTCACGGATGACTCCCGCCGCCTGCGGAATGACAACCTCGCCACCATGGCAATCGGTGTCTTCCATGATCTGAACAACCTGCTCGGCATCATGATGACCAACCTCTCTGAGGCGGTCACCATCTCGCCCGCGCAGGGACAGGTCAGATCCCATGTGGAGGAAGCCCTCGCGGCAGCGAGACAGGCCTGTGATTTCGTGAAGGAAACCATGCGCATGGCGAAGGGCATGCCGGAGAATCGCGCGCCCTCGGATGTGGCGCAGATCATCCGCATGACCGCCCGCATCACGCAGAGCGGCAGCGGCGTGAACCTGCACATGAGCCTGCCCAAGGACCTCTGGTGGGCCATGGCGGATGCCCCCCGCATTTCCCAGGTCCTACAGAATCTGATCCTGAACGGCATCCAGGCGATGAACAATCGAGGCCACATGGATGTGCTGGCCCGGAATATCGTGGCTCCGCAGGGGCACCACGCGCTCCGTCCCGGACCGTACGTGGAGATTCTCGTGCGCGATCGTGGCTGCGGCATGGACCCGGAAGATGCCGCGCGCGCCCTGCATGAATCCTTCACTCGCAAGGAGAATGGCAACGGGGTGGGGCTCACCACGTGCAAACACATCATCACCGAGCACGGCGGCCAGATTGCCGTGTCCTCCATGAAGAATGTGGGCACGGAGTTCATGTTCTGGCTGCCGGCCACCCAGCCCCAACAGCAGCAGGGAAAGGATGCTGCTCCCATGACGCCACCCCGGGTCAGGTCCGGTCTCGGCACCATCCTGGTGGTGGATGACGAGGAACGCCTGCGCAACGTGGTGCACGCTGTGCTGAAGCGTTGTGGTTATCGTGTGTTCGAAGCTTCCAACGGTGAAGACGCGGTGCAGACCTATCGTCAGCTCCTGCGTCAGAATGATGACGTGGACATGGTCATCATGGATCTCACCCTCAAGGGTACCCTCTCGGGCGAGCAGGCGATGAAGGAAATCTGTGCCATGGATCCTTCCGCCAGGGTCATCGCCTCCAGCGGTGGCATGCTGGAGGAGTCACGCGAAGGTTTCATCTCCGAGGGGTTCTGCGACATCCTGCCCAAGCCGTACCTCGCGGCGGACGTCGCGGATGTGGTGCATCAGGTCCTGATGAAAGACATCAAGGGTGAGCACTCCGGTCGGGCAGCTTGA
- the purU gene encoding formyltetrahydrofolate deformylase, with protein MPSSDTATLLIHCPDQPGLVHDVTGFIFSHGGNILDLEQHIDPLGNLFFMRVEWSLEKFNLEKEEIDSRFSILGRRHQMWWKLHFASQRKRLALFVSKESHCLYDLLSRHEAGELPVEIPLVVSNHEVLRPAAERFGIPFHHFPITPANKAAQEDAQIALLREHSVDTVVLARYMQIVSPALIREFPDAILNIHHSFLPAFVGAKPYHQAFERGVKIIGATSHYVTEDLDQGPIIHQDVMRVSHDNSVADLVRLGKDLEKTVLAKALWWHVMNRLLVYRNKTVVFS; from the coding sequence ATGCCCTCCTCTGACACGGCCACCCTGCTCATCCACTGCCCGGACCAGCCTGGACTGGTGCATGACGTGACCGGGTTCATCTTTTCCCACGGTGGGAATATCCTCGACCTCGAGCAGCACATTGATCCACTGGGCAACCTCTTCTTCATGCGCGTGGAGTGGTCGCTGGAGAAGTTCAACCTCGAGAAGGAGGAAATCGACTCCCGCTTCTCTATCTTGGGACGCCGCCACCAGATGTGGTGGAAGCTGCACTTCGCCAGCCAGCGGAAGCGGCTCGCCCTCTTCGTTTCGAAGGAAAGCCATTGCCTGTACGATCTGCTCTCGCGTCATGAAGCGGGTGAGCTGCCGGTGGAAATCCCGCTGGTGGTCAGCAATCACGAAGTGCTGCGTCCCGCGGCGGAGCGCTTTGGCATTCCGTTTCACCACTTCCCCATCACGCCGGCGAACAAGGCCGCGCAGGAAGACGCTCAAATTGCCCTCCTCCGCGAACACTCGGTCGATACTGTGGTGCTCGCGCGCTACATGCAGATCGTGAGCCCGGCGCTCATCCGTGAGTTCCCGGATGCCATCCTGAACATCCACCACTCCTTCCTTCCCGCCTTCGTCGGCGCCAAACCGTACCATCAGGCGTTTGAGCGGGGTGTGAAGATCATTGGCGCGACCAGTCACTACGTGACGGAGGATCTTGATCAGGGACCCATCATTCACCAGGACGTGATGCGTGTGTCCCATGACAACTCCGTGGCCGATCTGGTGCGTCTCGGGAAGGACCTGGAAAAGACCGTCCTCGCCAAGGCCCTCTGGTGGCATGTGATGAATCGTCTGCTGGTGTACCGGAACAAGACGGTGGTGTTTTCTTGA
- a CDS encoding neutral/alkaline non-lysosomal ceramidase N-terminal domain-containing protein has protein sequence MLTSLHAAEALRAGAYAQDISPTKFPIPVNGSMKGAFAQGITDPMHARCVAIHDGTTEIILCVVDACMIPQDICDKAKEIAAKKTGVPANHMMISATHTHSAAALGPAFQSDPDMEYVATVPARIAEGLIKAHENLEPAEIAWGFGSDPSQVFNRRWRVKEQEQYENPFSITTDRAWMNPGAQNPKVSVPAGPVDPDVGILAVRSAADKRPIAVLANYSLHYVGGNPAISADYYAAFANEMAERLKATDARYQGKPAFVGIMSNGTSGDINNINFASPIRLKREPGEQIKIVARSVADAAMTAYDTMKWSPTTKLAAEETVLQLGVRKADAAGLAQAKQTLEATPKDKDGQWADRKAIYARETVKLADYPDKVPVKLQAYRIGDLSIATLPCETFVEIGLDLKKSTPFTRHFTVSLANGYNGYLPTPEQHKLGGYETWRARSAYLEVEASTKIAEKLKGMLAKLKGK, from the coding sequence ATGCTGACTTCCCTTCACGCAGCGGAGGCACTGCGCGCGGGCGCCTACGCGCAGGACATTTCTCCGACCAAGTTCCCCATCCCGGTAAACGGCAGCATGAAGGGCGCCTTTGCCCAGGGGATCACCGACCCGATGCACGCACGTTGCGTGGCCATCCACGATGGGACGACAGAGATCATCCTGTGCGTGGTGGATGCGTGCATGATCCCGCAGGACATCTGCGACAAGGCGAAGGAAATCGCAGCCAAGAAGACCGGTGTGCCCGCAAACCACATGATGATCTCCGCCACGCACACGCACTCTGCCGCCGCCCTCGGCCCGGCATTCCAGAGCGATCCCGACATGGAGTATGTGGCCACCGTGCCGGCGCGCATCGCCGAAGGATTGATCAAAGCCCATGAGAACCTGGAACCCGCGGAGATCGCCTGGGGATTCGGCAGTGATCCTTCGCAGGTCTTCAACCGCCGGTGGCGCGTGAAGGAACAGGAGCAGTATGAGAACCCCTTCTCCATCACCACGGACCGCGCGTGGATGAACCCCGGCGCGCAGAATCCCAAGGTCTCCGTCCCCGCCGGCCCGGTGGATCCCGATGTGGGCATCCTCGCCGTGCGCTCGGCCGCAGACAAGCGTCCCATTGCCGTGCTCGCGAACTACAGCCTGCACTACGTCGGCGGGAATCCCGCCATCTCTGCGGACTACTACGCCGCCTTTGCGAATGAGATGGCGGAGCGACTCAAGGCCACCGATGCGCGCTATCAGGGCAAGCCGGCCTTTGTCGGCATCATGTCGAACGGCACCAGCGGCGACATCAACAACATCAACTTCGCCTCCCCCATTCGCCTGAAACGCGAACCGGGTGAACAGATCAAGATCGTGGCCCGCAGTGTGGCCGATGCCGCCATGACTGCCTACGATACCATGAAGTGGTCACCCACCACAAAACTGGCGGCGGAAGAAACCGTCCTGCAGCTCGGTGTGCGCAAGGCGGATGCTGCTGGCTTGGCCCAGGCAAAACAAACGCTCGAGGCCACCCCCAAGGACAAGGACGGCCAGTGGGCCGACCGCAAGGCCATCTATGCCCGTGAGACCGTGAAGCTCGCCGATTATCCGGACAAGGTGCCCGTGAAGCTCCAGGCCTATCGCATCGGCGACCTCAGCATTGCCACCCTCCCGTGTGAGACCTTTGTGGAAATCGGCCTCGACCTGAAGAAGAGCACCCCCTTCACCCGCCACTTCACCGTCTCCCTCGCGAATGGCTACAACGGCTACCTTCCCACTCCCGAGCAGCACAAACTCGGCGGCTACGAAACCTGGCGCGCCCGCAGCGCCTACCTGGAAGTAGAGGCCTCTACGAAGATCGCGGAGAAGCTGAAGGGGATGCTGGCGAAGTTGAAGGGGAAGTGA
- a CDS encoding YiiD C-terminal domain-containing protein encodes MSTDPQHLCRSTEEYLHAQIPITRAMGVGIESYEPTTGHLVLTAPLQVNHNHLGTAFGGSLSALCTLAGYALLWLELARQSNDDIDGSPATQAHVVVKESTISYRRPVKDSLIRVVCERPDTDVMSTFHHQFSQKGKARVVLSCSVIESGQISVVFTGTYVAIR; translated from the coding sequence ATGTCCACCGATCCTCAGCACCTGTGCCGATCCACCGAGGAGTATCTTCACGCCCAGATTCCCATCACCCGCGCGATGGGTGTGGGCATCGAGTCGTATGAGCCGACGACAGGCCACCTTGTTCTCACCGCACCGTTGCAGGTCAATCACAACCACCTTGGCACCGCCTTCGGTGGAAGCCTGAGTGCGCTGTGCACACTCGCCGGCTATGCGCTGCTGTGGCTGGAGCTAGCAAGGCAGAGCAATGATGACATAGACGGGTCTCCGGCCACTCAAGCACACGTCGTGGTGAAAGAGAGCACCATTTCCTACCGACGCCCCGTGAAGGACTCCTTGATTCGCGTGGTGTGTGAACGTCCTGACACCGACGTCATGAGCACGTTCCACCATCAGTTCTCCCAGAAGGGGAAGGCACGCGTCGTTCTCTCGTGCAGCGTCATTGAGAGCGGGCAGATCAGTGTCGTGTTCACAGGCACCTACGTCGCCATTCGGTAG
- a CDS encoding MOSC domain-containing protein: MQILSVNIAMPRVIEINGKAVPTGIYKEPVTGPVEVRKLGLSGDGQADLTVHGGEHQAVYAYPIEHYAHWATFLGAASLEHGTFGENLTTSGLIETEVCIGDVHRMSNVLLQVTCERLPCFKFAHKVSRPDILKPFLQSGHSGFYYKVLQEGTITAGDSIEVVEKEPQCISVRALLGVHRLNEDDIETMEKLLKVEALAPGVRKDIEKRLAH, encoded by the coding sequence ATGCAGATCCTCTCCGTGAACATCGCCATGCCCCGAGTGATCGAAATCAACGGCAAGGCAGTGCCCACGGGCATCTACAAGGAGCCGGTGACCGGTCCGGTAGAGGTTCGCAAACTCGGGCTCTCAGGTGATGGACAGGCGGACCTGACCGTCCACGGTGGTGAGCATCAGGCCGTGTACGCCTACCCCATCGAGCACTACGCGCACTGGGCAACGTTTCTCGGTGCCGCTTCATTGGAGCACGGCACCTTCGGTGAGAACCTCACCACCAGCGGTCTCATCGAGACAGAAGTCTGCATCGGCGATGTCCATCGCATGAGCAACGTCCTGCTCCAGGTTACCTGTGAGCGCCTGCCTTGCTTCAAGTTCGCACACAAGGTCAGCCGTCCCGACATCTTGAAACCCTTCTTGCAGAGCGGCCACAGCGGATTCTACTACAAAGTCCTTCAGGAAGGCACCATCACCGCGGGCGATTCCATCGAAGTGGTGGAGAAGGAGCCCCAGTGCATCAGCGTACGTGCTCTACTCGGCGTCCACCGTCTCAATGAAGACGACATCGAGACGATGGAAAAGCTGCTCAAGGTGGAAGCCCTCGCTCCCGGCGTGCGGAAGGATATCGAGAAGCGCCTTGCCCATTGA
- a CDS encoding IS630 family transposase (programmed frameshift) has protein sequence MKSFSMDLRKRLVAGRRRGQSAEELARLFGVSKRSVERFWKRHLEEGTVEPKQRGGYRRSRLEGHDELLHQWISQQPDLSLEEMSERLNKQLDINIGTTALWHRLEKLGLSYKKKTLHAAEQERPDLQAARQLWREQQSQWEGRHLVFLDETGLNTKMSRLYGRSASGQRCRCAVPFGHWHTATLVVALRQDRLCAPCVLDGPMNGSAFLAYIEQFLAPQLTPGDIVICDNLASHKVSGVAQAIEARGARLIYLPAYSPDLNPIEMAFAKLKAHVRHAAQRTFEGLEAAVAQALDMFSPEHCANFFRHANYATN, from the exons ATGAAGAGCTTCAGCATGGATCTGCGTAAGCGACTGGTGGCCGGTCGGCGACGGGGACAAAGCGCCGAGGAACTCGCGCGACTCTTTGGGGTTTCCAAACGCAGCGTCGAACGCTTCTGGAAGCGTCACTTGGAGGAGGGCACGGTGGAACCCAAGCAACGAGGTGGTTACCGCCGCTCCCGCCTGGAAGGACATGATGAGCTGTTGCATCAATGGATCTCCCAGCAACCTGATTTGAGCCTGGAGGAGATGAGCGAGCGTTTGAACAAGCAGTTGGACATCAACATCGGCACCACCGCCCTGTGGCATCGGCTGGAGAAGCTGGGCTTGAGCTATAA AAAAAAAACGCTGCACGCCGCCGAGCAAGAGCGGCCTGACTTGCAAGCGGCTCGCCAGCTCTGGCGTGAGCAGCAAAGCCAATGGGAAGGCCGCCACTTGGTCTTCTTGGACGAGACGGGACTCAATACCAAAATGAGCCGGTTGTATGGACGTTCGGCCAGTGGGCAGCGCTGCCGTTGTGCGGTGCCCTTTGGACATTGGCACACGGCGACTTTGGTGGTGGCGCTGCGTCAGGATCGCCTTTGTGCTCCGTGTGTGCTGGATGGACCCATGAACGGGTCTGCATTCCTAGCCTACATCGAACAGTTCTTGGCTCCGCAACTCACACCCGGTGACATTGTCATCTGCGACAATCTTGCCAGTCACAAGGTCAGCGGCGTGGCACAGGCGATCGAAGCACGAGGCGCACGCTTGATTTACCTGCCTGCGTACAGCCCCGACCTCAATCCCATTGAAATGGCTTTTGCCAAACTCAAAGCACATGTGCGCCATGCAGCACAGCGCACCTTTGAGGGCTTGGAAGCCGCCGTCGCGCAAGCTCTGGACATGTTCTCACCAGAACACTGCGCCAATTTCTTCCGCCATGCCAATTATGCGACAAATTAA
- a CDS encoding DUF4198 domain-containing protein has translation MLSRLFAILSVLLCLASTVSAHEVWIEELDGKLVVRFAEYGEEYEKSPGHLDSLITPQAWTTGEDGKPAPFEVQKKADHFLLEGATTAKGAMAETGFPVMKRGDAPARKPNFYARWHHAGAGEAKPAMMFDIVPTATPGEVQVFFRGKPMADTKVFVVPPEGKEEEITTDKDGKAKFVIGKSGNYLLYCKHHREDLPGFSGGVAYEALSHNCSLLWKQP, from the coding sequence ATGTTGTCACGTTTGTTCGCCATACTATCCGTTTTGCTATGCCTTGCTTCCACTGTTTCCGCGCATGAAGTCTGGATTGAAGAACTGGATGGCAAGCTCGTAGTCCGCTTTGCCGAATACGGTGAGGAGTATGAGAAGTCACCGGGTCACCTTGATTCCCTGATCACACCGCAGGCCTGGACCACGGGAGAAGATGGCAAGCCAGCACCCTTCGAGGTGCAGAAGAAGGCAGACCACTTCCTGCTGGAAGGCGCTACCACGGCCAAAGGCGCCATGGCAGAGACCGGCTTTCCCGTGATGAAGCGTGGTGATGCTCCGGCTCGCAAGCCGAACTTCTACGCGCGTTGGCACCACGCCGGCGCGGGTGAGGCCAAGCCCGCCATGATGTTCGACATCGTGCCCACGGCGACCCCCGGCGAGGTGCAGGTGTTCTTCCGTGGTAAACCCATGGCTGACACGAAGGTTTTCGTAGTGCCACCGGAAGGCAAGGAAGAGGAAATCACGACGGACAAGGATGGCAAGGCCAAGTTCGTCATCGGCAAGTCCGGCAACTATCTGCTCTACTGCAAGCATCATCGCGAAGACCTGCCCGGGTTTTCTGGTGGCGTGGCCTACGAGGCGCTGAGTCACAATTGCTCTCTCCTTTGGAAGCAACCTTGA